The following coding sequences lie in one Arachis ipaensis cultivar K30076 chromosome B05, Araip1.1, whole genome shotgun sequence genomic window:
- the LOC107644643 gene encoding alcohol dehydrogenase-like 6 (The sequence of the model RefSeq protein was modified relative to this genomic sequence to represent the inferred CDS: added 43 bases not found in genome assembly), which produces MSSSSPNPQVITCKAAVAWGAGEPLVMEEVQVSPPNSMEIRIKVVSTSLCRSDLAAWESHAIFPRIFGHEASGIVESVGEGVTEFKEGDHVLTVFIGECKACRPCTSGKSNICQVLGLERKGLMHSDQKTRFSVKGKPVYHYCAVSSFSEYTVVHSGCAVKVSPHVPLEKVCLLSCGVAAGLGAAWNVANVTKGSTVVIFGLGTVGLSVAQGAKLRGASRIIGVDNNPQKCEKAKAFGFTEVVDPSSYQEPIAQVIKRITDGGADFSFECVGDTDMITTALQSCCDGWGLTVTLGVPKVKPEMSAHYGLFLMGRTLKGSLFGGWKPKSDLPLLVEKYVNKEIQIDDYITHNLPFDDINNAFDLMKEGKCLRCVIHMPR; this is translated from the exons CTGCAGTGGCATGGGGAGCAGGAGAGCCATTGGTGATGGAGGAAGTTCAAGTCAGCCCTCCAAATTCAATGGAGATTCGTATTAAAGTTGTCTCCACCTCTCTCTGTCGCAGCGACCTTGCAGCCTGGGAATCTCAT GCTATATTTCCTCGCATATTTGGTCATGAAGCATCAGG GATTGTTGAAAGTGTGGGGGAAGGTGTGACTGAATTCAAGGAGGGGGACCATGTGCTAACAGTCTTCATCGGAGAATGCAAGGCGTGCAGGCCGTGCACGTCCGGTAAAAGCAACATTTGTCAAGTTTTGGGATTGGAGAGAAAAGGTTTGATGCATAGTGATCAGAAGACACGCTTCTCTGTCAAAGGGAAGCCTGTATATCATTATTGTGCTGTTTCAAGTTTCAGTGAGTATACGGTAGTCCATTCCGGATGTGCAGTGAAAGTTAGCCCACATGTACCTCTTGAGAAAGTGTGCCTTCTGAGCTGTGGAGTTGCTGCAG GTCTAGGCGCAGCATGGAATGTTGCTAATGTGACAAAAGGATCAACTGTGGTGATATTTGGTCTCGGAACTGTTGGCCTTTCT GTTGCACAAGGTGCAAAACTAAGGGGAGCATCTCGAATAATTGGCGTGGATAACAATCCACAGAAGTGTGAAAAAG CAAAAGCTTTTGGATTTACAGAAGTTGTTGACCCGAGTTCCTACCAAGAACCTATTGCTCAG GTTATTAAGCGCATTACTGATGGTGGAGCAGATTTTTCTTTCGAATGTGTAGGCGACACTGACATGATAACCACTGCATTGCAGTCCTGTTGTGAT GGATGGGGTTTGACAGTAACACTTGGTGTGCCAAAGGTGAAGCCTGAGATGTCAGCTCACTATGGACTATTCTTAATGGGAAGAACACTCAAGGGATCTCTATTTGGAGGATGGAAACCTAAATCAGATCTTCCTTTATTAGTAGAGAAGTATGTGAACAAG GAAATTCAAATTGATGACTACATAACACACAATTTGCCATTTGATGACATTAACAATGCTTTTGATCTCATGAAGGAAGGAAAGTGTCTGCGTTGTGTTATTCATATGCCAAGATAA
- the LOC107644644 gene encoding protein N-lysine methyltransferase METTL21A codes for MASNEAAEVKEEEEEREDATMAKLGSYGGEVRLVVDGEESAAEEIMLLWGIQQPTLSKPNSFVSQSSLKLSIDSCGHSLSILQSPSSLGTPGVTGSVMWDSGVVLGKFLEHSVDSGVLVLQGKKIVELGSGCGLVGCIAALLGGEVILTDLPDRLRLLRKNIETNMKQFCLRGSVTATELIWGDDADPELVKPMPDYVLGSDVVYSEGAVEDLLETLGQLCGPNTTIFLAGELRNDAILEYFLEAAMNNFRIGRVDQNLWHPDYRSNRVVLYVLVKK; via the exons ATGGCCAGCAATGAAGCAGCagaagtaaaagaagaagaagaagaaagagaggatGCAACAATGGCGAAGTTGGGTTCCTATGGTGGCGAAGTGAGGTTGGTGGTTGATGGAGAGGAATCAGCTGCAGAAGAGATCATGCTTTTATGGGGAATCCAACAACCAACCCTTTCCAAACCCAACTCCTTTGTTTCTCAGTCTTCATTGAAACTCTCCATCGACTCTTGTGGACACTCTCTCTCCATTCTTCAGTCTCCTTCTTCATTG ggcacGCCTGGAGTAACTGGATCAGTGATGTGGGACAGTGGAGTTGTATTGGGGAAGTTTCTAGAGCATTCTGTTGATTCCGGGGTGCTTGTTCTTCAGGGCAAGAAGATTGTTGAATTGGGATCTGGTTGTGGGTTGGTCGG TTGCATTGCAGCTCTTTTGGGTGGTGAAGTCATTCTTACTGATCTGCCCGATAGGCTGAGGCTACTTAGAAAGAACATTGAAACCAACATGAAACAATTTTGTCTACGCGGATCTGTGACAGCAACCGAACTCATATGGGGAGATGATGCTGACCCAGAACTTGTTAAGCCCATGCCTGATTATG TGCTTGGATCCGATGTTGTTTACAGTGAGGGGGCCGTCGAGGATCTGCTAGAGACGCTAGGGCAGCTCTGCGGGCCTAATACAACTATCTTCTTGGCTGGCGAACTTCGAAATG ATGCCATTCTTGAGTACTTCCTAGAAGCTGCAATGAACAATTTCAGAATTGGTCGCGTCGATCAAAATCTGTGGCATCCTGATTATCGCAGCAACCGAGTGGTTCTTTATGTTCTTGTGAAGAAATGA
- the LOC107641433 gene encoding receptor-like protein kinase 5: MKISKPSFYSHTLTLFFFIIMIMMSHVANSQSHQLYDEEHAVLMKIKQYLQNPPFLSHWTQQSSTSNNNHCSWPEINCTTNGNSVISLTLSNSNITKAIPTFICELKNLTFLDFSFNFIPGEFPTSLYNCSKLQYLDLSMNNFVGNIPDDMHSYLSELRYLNLGSTNFTGDIPSSIGRLKELRELKLHYCYILYLFQNNLSGEIPKVVEALNLVDLDLAQNNLTGKIPEVLGKLMNITWLNLSLNKLSGEIPEAFGSLPAMVDFRMFSNNLSGTLPSEFGRYSRLETFLVSSNSLSGNLPENLCYNGRLLNLTVYDNNLSGELPKSLGNCNSLLDLKIYNNKFSGNIPSGLWTSLNLSNFMVSHNNFTGELPEMLSSSISRLEISYNQLSGRIPATVSSWTNVVVFDASKNNLNGSIPQELTSLPKLTTLLLDQNQLTGPLPSDIIHWENLVTLNLRQNKLSGQIPDALGRLPVLSQLDLSENQFTGQVPSQLPRLTNLNLSSNHLTGRVPNEFENSAFDTSFLDNPGLCSDTPELNLALCNSTPQRSGKGSSWSVSLITSLVVAAFLMALLATLLIMRLYRKRKQEFDNSWKLISFQRLNFTESDILSSLTEQNIIGSGGYGAIYRCPVDDFGYVAVKKIWNDRKLDQKLKSSFRAEVNALSNIRHTNIVRLLCCISNEESMLLVYEYMENSSLDKWLHKKYNKASNFSSSAVHHVFLDWPKRLQIAIGVAQGLSYMHHDCSQPIVHRDVKTSNILLDAQFNAKVADFGLARMLLKPGQLNTMSTVIGSFGYIAPEYTQTRRITEKIDVFSFGVVLLELTTGKEANDGDQHLSLAEWAWRHIQIGSNIEELLDKDVMEPSYLDEMCTVFKLGVMCTSTLASTRPSMKEVLQMLQLCRDQFDYGGDSKLGHYDVVPLLKDSKSETRLDVVDTL; this comes from the exons atgaAAATCTCAAAACCTTCATTCTACTCTCATACTCTGACTttgttcttcttcatcatcatgatTATGATGAGTCATGTTGCAAACTCTCAGTCTCATCAGCTCTATGATGAAGAACATGCAGTTCTTATGAAGATAAAACAGTACCTTCAAAACCCACCATTTTTAAGCCACTGGACACAGCAATCATCAACTTCCAATAACAACCACTGTTCTTGGCCTGAAATAAACTGCACCACCAATGGCAATTCTGTCATTTCACTCACTCTCTCCAACTCCAACATCACAAAAGCCATACCAACCTTCATTTGTGAACTCAAGAACCTCACTTTTCTTGACTTCAGCTTCAACTTCATCCCTGGTGAGTTCCCAACATCACTATACAATTGTTCAAAGCTTCAGTACCTTGATCTTTCAATGAACAATTTTGTTGGCAACATTCCTGATGATATGCACAGTTATTTATCTGAATTGAGGTACCTTAATCTTGGTTCTACCAATTTCACTGGTGATATTCCTTCTAGTATTGGAAGGTTAAAGGAACTGAGAGAGCTTAAGCTTCATTATTGTTAT ATATTGTACCTTTTCCAGAACAATCTCTCCGGAGAGATACCTAAAGTTGTTGAAGCATTGAATTTGGTTGATCTTGATCTTGCACAGAATAACCTCACAGGGAAAATTCCAGAAGTTCTTGGAAAGCTTATGAACATTACTTGGTTGAACTTGTCACTTAATAAGTTGTCAGGGGAGATTCCAGAAGCCTTCGGTAGTCTTCCAGCTATGGTGGATTTTCGCATGTTCTCCAACAATTTGTCAGGTACTCTTCCATCCGAATTCGGCCGCTACTCGAGGCTTGAAACCTTTCTGGTTTCATCTAATAGTCTTAGTGGAAATTTACCAGAGAATTTATGTTACAATGGCAGGTTACTTAATTTAACTGTTTATGACAATAATCTTAGTGGTGAGTTGCCAAAATCACTAGGAAATTGTAATAGCCTACTTGATCTGAAAATTTACAACAATAAGTTTTCTGGTAACATTCCTAGTGGTCTTTGGACATCTTTGAATTTGTCAAATTTCATGGTGAGCCATAACAATTTCACTGGTGAGCTTCCTGAGATGCTGTCCTCTAGCATTTCGCGGCTCGAGATAAGTTACAATCAACTTTCTGGTAGAATTCCAGCTACTGTGTCTTCTTGGACTAATGTGGTAGTGTTTGATGCAAGTAAGAACAacttgaatggaagcattccacAAGAGCTAACTTCTCTTCCAAAGTTAACTACCCTATTGCTTGATCAGAACCAGCTCACTGGGCCGCTTCCTTCGGACATAATCCATTGGGAGAATCTAGTGACTCTGAATTTGAGACAGAACAAGCTCTCTGGACAAATACCAGATGCACTCGGCCGGTTGCCGGTGCTTAGCCAGCTTGACCTTTCAGAAAATCAATTCACTGGCCAAGTTCCTTCTCAGCTTCCAAGACTCACCAATCTCAATCTTTCTTCCAATCATTTGACAGGAAGAGTTCCGAATGAATTCGAAAATTCTGCCTTTGACACCAGCTTTTTGGACAATCCTGGCCTTTGTTCTGATACTCCGGAACTGAACCTTGCATTGTGTAATTCTACTCCACAAAGATCAGGCAAGGGTTCATCTTGGTCTGTTTCTTTGATTACAAGTCTTGTTGTAGCAGCCTTCTTAATGGCTTTGTTGGCAACTCTCTTGATTATGAGGCTTTacagaaaaagaaagcaagaatttgATAACTCATGGAAGCTAATTTCATTTCAAAGGCTGAATTTCACAGAATCAGACATTCTCTCCTCATTAACTGAGCAGAATATTATTGGCAGTGGTGGATATGGTGCAATTTATCGTTGCCCTGTCGATGATTTCGGCTATGTTGctgtgaaaaagatttggaatGACAGAAAGTTAGATCAGAAGCTCAAGAGCTCGTTTCGCGCTGAAGTTAATGCGCTGAGCAATATTCGCCATACCAACATTGTGAGGTTGTTGTGCTGCATTTCAAATGAGGAATCTATGCTCCTTGTTTACGAGTATATGGAAAATAGTAGCCTAGATAAGTGGCTGCACAAGAAGTATAATAAGGCCTCCAATTTCTCAAGTTCAGCAGTGCATCATGTTTTTCTTGATTGGCCAAAGAGGTTGCAAATAGCAATAGGAGTTGCACAAGGTTTGAGCTACATGCACCATGATTGCTCACAACCTATTGTTCATAGAGATGTGAAAACAAGCAACATTCTCTTGGATGCTCAATTCAATGCAAAAGTTGCAGATTTTGGTCTGGCTAGGATGTTGCTCAAGCCTGGTCAATTGAACACCATGTCAACTGTGATTGGATCATTTGGCTACATTGCTCCTG AATATACTCAAACAAGAAGGATCACTGAAAAGATTGATGTGTTTAGCTTTGGTGTTGTTCTGTTGGAGCTAACAACTGGCAAAGAGGCGAATGATGGAGACCAACACTTGTCTCTGGCCGAGTGGGCGTGGCGCCACATTCAGATAGGAAGCAACATAGAAGAGCTTCTAGACAAAGATGTCATGGAACCAAGCTACTTGGATGAAATGTGCACAGTTTTCAAACTTGGGGTGATGTGTACTTCAACATTGGCTTCTACTAGGCCTTCCATGAAGGAGGTGCTGCAAATGTTGCAACTCTGCAGAGATCAATTTGATTATGGAGGAGACAGTAAGTTAGGCCATTATGATGTTGTTCCTCTTCTTAAGGATTCAAAAAGTGAAACAAGGTTGGATGTTGTTGATACTTTATAA